One Deltaproteobacteria bacterium RBG_16_64_85 genomic region harbors:
- a CDS encoding dTDP-glucose 4,6-dehydratase — MKLLVAGGAGFIGSNFIRYLLAAHADWQVVNVDKLTYAGNLANLKDLEGDDRYGFVRADICDAPRIGEIVAAERPDAIVNFAAETHVDRSINDPSLFLKTNVLGTQVLLEAARRQGIARYVQISTDEVYGSLGSEGKFTEESPLRPNSPYAASKTAGDLLVRAWFKTYGVPAIVTRCSNNYGPYQFPEKLIPFFITLLRENKPVPVYGDGMNVRDWIHVDDHSRAIDAVLLRGRPGEIYNIGGGNERTNIEITKMLFSFLGKPESLMKFVPDRPGHDRRYAIDDMKVRREMGIAPQVPFEEGLRETVRWYLENEEWLRSVRSGEYLKFYDQWYSKQGRT, encoded by the coding sequence GTGAAGCTGCTGGTCGCGGGGGGAGCGGGCTTCATCGGCTCGAACTTCATCCGGTACCTCCTCGCCGCTCACGCGGACTGGCAGGTCGTCAACGTCGACAAGCTCACCTACGCTGGGAACCTGGCGAACCTGAAAGACCTTGAAGGGGATGACCGGTACGGCTTCGTCCGCGCCGACATCTGCGATGCGCCTCGCATCGGGGAGATCGTCGCCGCCGAACGGCCCGACGCGATCGTCAACTTCGCCGCGGAAACCCACGTGGACCGCAGCATCAACGATCCCTCCCTGTTCCTGAAGACGAACGTTCTTGGAACGCAGGTGCTGCTGGAGGCGGCCCGCCGGCAGGGCATCGCCCGCTACGTGCAGATCTCCACCGACGAGGTATACGGTTCCCTGGGCTCGGAGGGGAAATTCACCGAGGAGTCGCCTCTCCGCCCGAATTCCCCCTATGCGGCCAGCAAGACGGCGGGGGACCTTCTCGTCCGCGCCTGGTTCAAGACGTACGGCGTCCCGGCGATCGTGACCCGCTGCTCGAACAATTACGGGCCGTACCAGTTCCCGGAGAAACTCATCCCGTTCTTCATAACCCTTCTGCGGGAGAACAAGCCGGTTCCGGTGTACGGGGACGGGATGAATGTGCGCGACTGGATCCATGTCGACGACCACTCCCGGGCGATCGATGCGGTGCTCCTGCGCGGGCGGCCGGGGGAGATCTACAACATCGGCGGAGGGAACGAGCGGACCAACATCGAGATCACGAAGATGCTTTTTTCCTTTCTGGGAAAGCCGGAGTCGCTCATGAAGTTCGTCCCCGACCGTCCCGGGCACGACCGCCGGTACGCAATCGACGATATGAAGGTCCGCCGGGAGATGGGGATTGCCCCCCAGGTACCGTTCGAGGAAGGGCTGCGCGAAACCGTCCGGTGGTACC